One segment of bacterium DNA contains the following:
- a CDS encoding biopolymer transporter ExbD, translating into MIIGSSKPDDAPQVELTPIVDMVFLLLIFFLVATTYQQAERETRITLPEAEAAGPITLALREIVINVDGDGSIIVAGQAMTIEELRSLVTEAVGANPEQKVSIRGDREAAYGTVARVLDVCKAAGIDEPFL; encoded by the coding sequence ATGATCATCGGTTCCTCCAAGCCCGATGACGCCCCGCAGGTCGAGCTCACGCCGATCGTCGACATGGTCTTCCTGCTGCTGATCTTCTTCCTCGTCGCGACCACCTACCAGCAGGCCGAGCGCGAGACGCGCATCACCCTCCCCGAAGCCGAAGCCGCCGGCCCGATCACGCTCGCCCTCCGCGAGATCGTCATCAATGTCGACGGCGACGGCTCCATCATCGTCGCCGGGCAAGCCATGACCATCGAGGAACTGCGCTCGCTCGTCACCGAAGCCGTCGGCGCCAACCCCGAGCAGAAAGTCTCGATCCGCGGCGACCGTGAAGCGGCGTACGGCACGGTCGCGCGCGTGCTCGATGTCTGCAAGGCCGCGGGCATCGACGAGCCCTTCCTCGA